The Haloarcula sp. H-GB4 genome segment CGCACCGAACGTCGTGTCGCCGTCCGCTTCGGCGTCTTCGGCCGCCGAATCGACGATGGATTCGACCTCGTGGTACGCGACCCGGTCGCGGTCGTGGATAGCATCGGAGACGGCGGCGGCGAACGTCGCAGTAGTCTCAGCACCCTTGTTCGCCACGGCATCCTCGACAGCGCTCTCGATGTCGGCGTCCTCGTTGACCTTCGGCGGCTGCCAGGCCATGCCGCGGCCATAGTGGCGGTCGTTGAAGTTCGCGATGACGCTGTCGGCCGTCTTCCCGCCGACGCGGGTGAACTCCTCTTGCATGAAGCCAGACACGGAGTACGAATCGGTGGCTTCGAGCATCTTCAGGAGTGTCCCCAGTTCGACGCCGTGGGGGTGCGGGCGGATCTCTTCTGTCTCGTCCGGGAGTTCCGCGCGCTCGGCCCGCTCGAACTTCAGGGACTCGTCTAGCCCCGGTTCGTCGAACTCAACGCGGGCGTGGGGATTGACAACAGCGGTGTCCTGAATGTAGTCCCGCAGCGTCGACCGGGCCCGCATGTTGGCCTCCATTTCCAGTTCGATTCGCGTCCCGTGGGGGCGCTCCCACGTCGTCGTCTCGTCGACGCTGATTTCGGGTTCATTGGTGTCCGTGTCGACGATGAGTTCGAAGTACTGCGCCTCGTCCTGCCCCTTCGGCCGGGACGTTATCTTTGCGGGCTTGCCCGAAGTCAGCTGAGAGTAGAGTACAGCCGCGGAAATCCCGATCCCCTGCTGTCCGCGGTTCTGCTCTCTGGCGTGGAACCGGGAGCCATACAGGAGCTTCCCGAAGATTTTCGGCGCCTGTTCCTTCGTAATCCCGGGGCCGTTGTCCTCGACGACTAGCTTGTAGTAGTCGCCGGACTCCTGAATCTCGACGTAGATATCGGGGAGAATACCGGCCTCCTCGCAGGCGTCAAGCGCGTTGTCGACGGCCTCCTTGACGGCCGTGACGAGCGCCCGGGCCTCCGAGTCGAAGCCCAGCATGTGCTTGTTCTTCTCGAAGAACTCGGCGATGGAGATGGCCCGCTGGGATTCGGCCAACTCCTCGGCGATCCCTTCGCCCTCGCCGAGTCGCGACTGATACGAGGTCATTGTCGTGCGGTACGTACCCGCGTCGGGCTTAAAAGGTAATCGCCACCAGAGTGAAAGTGAACGCTGCCCCCGAAATCGCACTCCCGCGCGCGTGCGGGAGCTTTATACGTCCCCCTCTATTAGGACGGGTAAGTTCCTATGTCAGGAGAGTCTGATGAGTACGGCGCAAAGTCGATCCAGACCCTCGAAGGGCTGGAAGCCGTCCAGAAGCGACCCGCGATGTATATCGGGTCAACGGACGCTCGTGGCCTCCACCATCTTGTCTATGAGGTGGTCGACAACGCGATCGACGAGGCGCTCGCCGGCTACTGTGACAACATCGACGTAACGATTCACGACGACGGCTCCGTCTCTGTCAGCGACGATGGACGGGGAATCCCCGTCGATACCCACGAAGAGCATGGCCGCCCGGCCGTTGAGGTCGTGATGACGATTCTCCACGCCGGCGGGAAATTCGACAACAAGTCCTACCAGGTTTCTGGCGGACTCCACGGGGTCGGGGTGAGTGTGGTCAACGCGCTCTCGAAGTGGCTCGAAGTCGAAGTCAGGCGCGACGGCGCGCTCTGGAAGCAGCGCTTCGACCACGGCAAGCCGGAGTACGACCTGAAGGAGGTCCGTGACCTCGAACCCGACGAAGAGACGGGCACAACGGTCCGCTTCTGGCCCGATGACGAGATATTCGAAACCGGCGAATTCAAGTTCTCGACACTCTCGTCTCGACTGCGCGAACTCGCCTTCCTCAACTCCGGTGTTGCCATCTCTATCCACGATGAGCGCGACGGCGACACGGAGACGTTCGCCTACGACGGCGGCATCCGTGAGTTCGTCGAATACCTGAACGAAACCAAGGACCCGCTCCACCGGGATATCATCTACTTCGAGGACAAGGAGGAAATCGCGGAGGGGCCAGTTCAAGTCGAAATCGCCATGCAGGGGACCGATGATCTGCAGGGCTCGATCCATGCTTTCGCCAATAACATCAACACACGCGAGGGCGGGACACACCTCACAGGATTCAAGACATCACTTACACGGGTCATCAACGATTATGCGACCGACAATAATCTGCTGAAAGATCTGGACGATACACTCAAAGGCGACGACATCCGCGAAGGGCTGACGGCCGTCATTTCTATCAAACATCCCGACCCGCAGTTCGAGGGTCAGACCAAGACGAAACTCGGTAACAGCGAGGTCCGTGGCATCGTCGAATCGGCGATGCACGACGGGCTGGCGACCTTCTTCGAGGAGAACCCCGATACGGCCGAGGCCATCGTCGGAAAAGCTGTCGAAGCCGCGAAAGCACGGAAGGCTGCACAGAAGGCCGAGGAGCTCACTCGGCGGAAGTCGGCACTCGACTCGACCGCACTGCCCGGAAAGCTGGCTGACTGCCAGACGCGGGACCCCGAGGAAGCCG includes the following:
- the gyrB gene encoding DNA topoisomerase (ATP-hydrolyzing) subunit B, whose product is MSGESDEYGAKSIQTLEGLEAVQKRPAMYIGSTDARGLHHLVYEVVDNAIDEALAGYCDNIDVTIHDDGSVSVSDDGRGIPVDTHEEHGRPAVEVVMTILHAGGKFDNKSYQVSGGLHGVGVSVVNALSKWLEVEVRRDGALWKQRFDHGKPEYDLKEVRDLEPDEETGTTVRFWPDDEIFETGEFKFSTLSSRLRELAFLNSGVAISIHDERDGDTETFAYDGGIREFVEYLNETKDPLHRDIIYFEDKEEIAEGPVQVEIAMQGTDDLQGSIHAFANNINTREGGTHLTGFKTSLTRVINDYATDNNLLKDLDDTLKGDDIREGLTAVISIKHPDPQFEGQTKTKLGNSEVRGIVESAMHDGLATFFEENPDTAEAIVGKAVEAAKARKAAQKAEELTRRKSALDSTALPGKLADCQTRDPEEAELFIAEGDSAGGSAKQGRNPDFQAILPIKGKILNVEKHRLDRILENNEIRNLITALGTGIGDEFDIEDLRYEKIILMTDADVDGAHIRTLLLTLFYRHMKPLLEAGYVYASQPPLYRIRYRGDTYDAMTDAERDKIIEEKCNGNPTQVQRFKGLGEMNPDQLWETTMNPDNRILKQITIEDAAAADKMFNILMGDAVEPRKEFIKEHSPEAEWVDI